The genomic DNA TTCCTACCCGCAGGCTGCCCTCGCGCGAATAATAGGTTACTCTAGGGTGACACGCACAGGGAGTTCCGTCATGCCACGCAAGCCGTCCCGTAAAGCGAAGAATGAGCCGACCGTCAGTGGCATCCTCGGGCTCGGGCTCGACAACGCCGACGGGGAGAAGCGGATCACCCGCACCGAAGAAATGGTTCTGGTCGGCGGGTCGCGGGAAACGCACGAGCAAATGCAGGAGACGGCGATCCGATTCAGCGAGGAACTGGAGAAGCGGGGCAAGAAAATCAACGAAGTGTCCGTCCGGGAAGCCGCCGACTTGCTCCGCGAAGCGCACGAAAAATCGCGATAACCCCGTCGACCGACGCCGACCCACCTTTCCCCCATCGGTTTCCCGACAAGATTCGCGGAGCCCGCACGAATCACCCGCCATGAAACCTTTCTCCCCGCGACCGGGTACTCCTAAGTGAGGAGGCGCCGTGTCCGCCGACGACGACCTCGTGCGCCGGTGCCTCGCGGGCCGGCCGGACGCCATGCGAGAACTGGTCGACCGATTCCAGGGGGACGTGTATGCCCTGTGCGTCCGCCTGCTGAACCACGCCCACGACGCCGAGGACGTGACCCAGGAAGTGTTCATCCGGGTGTTCCGCAGCCTCGGCAAGTGGGACCCGACCCGCCCGCTCCGGCCGTGGGTACTCGGCATCACGGTGAACCGCTGCCGGACGTGGATCGGCAAGCGGGGCCGGCTGCCCGAGTCCGTCGACTACCTGCACGACGTACCCGGCCGCCCGCCCGACGCGCCGGCGAACGAACTGACCGCCGCGATCCGCGACGGCGTCGACGAACTCCGGGACGATTACCGGGC from Fimbriiglobus ruber includes the following:
- a CDS encoding RNA polymerase sigma factor, translated to MSADDDLVRRCLAGRPDAMRELVDRFQGDVYALCVRLLNHAHDAEDVTQEVFIRVFRSLGKWDPTRPLRPWVLGITVNRCRTWIGKRGRLPESVDYLHDVPGRPPDAPANELTAAIRDGVDELRDDYRAVFVLFHEQGRSYDEIAEAVGRPVGTVKTWLHRARVQVLALLRKRGLAPDEPPTPEAPPAAPAERSCPAPKPSTRI